A window of Longimicrobium sp. contains these coding sequences:
- a CDS encoding glycosyltransferase family A protein — translation MEKEGPRPPLLVVIPTRNRAALAGRALGSVLASAGVDLAVLVSDNSTDARELARLEALAAAAGDPRVRYVRPPRPLSMTEHWAWALEEGLAWARPERVSFLTDRMLFRSGGLRAAADAAREHPGLVLSYNHTRVVDYRRPVIVEHERWTGSVFRLSPARLLEMVARGAPHPALPRMLNCLVPVGVLERVRRRFGSVFSSVAPDINFCFRCLAVEDEIAYLDRSLLVHYALARSNGTSMNRGLRTRDHADFIRHLPTDVCAAAPIPEVHTAGNVLMHEYNVVRAEAGGGGFPPIEMPGYLRMLAAEVALIEDREARRAGEAVLRAHGWRPAAAEIGPLTLPRLARAGVRRLVRWMPGELAEPVVHGLSRALGGRVAPGRVRFGFLTSRGAVAHAVRTEPPRQAEAPEVLQPALRRAGPEAAGLRTA, via the coding sequence ATGGAGAAGGAGGGGCCGAGGCCGCCGCTGCTGGTGGTGATCCCGACGCGCAACCGCGCCGCGCTGGCCGGGCGCGCGCTCGGCTCGGTGCTCGCCTCCGCGGGCGTCGACCTCGCGGTCCTGGTGTCCGACAACTCCACCGACGCGCGGGAGCTCGCGCGGCTGGAGGCGCTCGCCGCCGCCGCGGGCGACCCGCGCGTGCGCTACGTGCGCCCGCCCCGCCCCCTTTCCATGACCGAGCACTGGGCGTGGGCCCTGGAGGAGGGCCTCGCCTGGGCCCGGCCGGAGCGGGTGTCGTTCCTCACCGACCGCATGCTGTTCCGCTCCGGCGGGCTCCGCGCCGCGGCCGACGCCGCGCGCGAGCACCCCGGCCTGGTGCTCTCGTACAACCACACCCGGGTGGTGGACTACCGGCGCCCCGTGATCGTCGAGCACGAGCGCTGGACGGGCTCGGTCTTCCGGCTCTCCCCGGCGCGCCTGCTCGAGATGGTCGCGCGCGGCGCGCCGCACCCCGCGCTCCCCCGGATGCTGAACTGCCTGGTGCCGGTGGGCGTGCTGGAGCGGGTGCGGCGCCGCTTCGGCTCGGTGTTCTCCTCGGTGGCCCCCGACATCAACTTCTGCTTCCGCTGCCTGGCGGTGGAAGACGAGATCGCGTACCTGGACCGCTCGCTCCTGGTGCACTACGCGCTGGCGCGCAGCAACGGCACCAGCATGAACCGCGGCCTCCGCACCCGCGACCACGCGGACTTCATCCGCCACCTCCCCACCGACGTCTGCGCGGCCGCGCCGATCCCCGAGGTGCACACGGCGGGGAACGTGCTGATGCACGAGTACAACGTGGTCCGCGCCGAGGCGGGCGGCGGCGGGTTCCCGCCGATCGAGATGCCCGGCTACCTGCGGATGCTCGCGGCCGAGGTCGCGCTGATCGAGGACCGCGAGGCGCGCCGCGCCGGCGAGGCCGTCCTGCGCGCCCACGGCTGGCGGCCCGCCGCCGCGGAGATCGGCCCCCTCACGCTCCCGCGCCTGGCCCGGGCGGGAGTCCGGCGGCTCGTCCGCTGGATGCCGGGGGAGCTGGCGGAGCCGGTGGTGCACGGGCTCTCCCGCGCGCTGGGGGGCCGGGTGGCGCCCGGGCGGGTCCGCTTCGGCTTCCTCACCTCGCGGGGGGCGGTGGCCCACGCGGTCCGGACCGAGCCGCCCCGGCAGGCCGAGGCACCCGAGGTCCTCCAGCCGGCGCTGCGCCGCGCCGGCCCGGAAGCGGCGGGCCTGCGGACGGCGTGA
- a CDS encoding glycosyltransferase family 1 protein, whose protein sequence is MRVVYDISVLGQGHASPGYRTGLFRAVESVARGLADSGACELAFSALHSDRTALDASEYLRTAAFPGEPALVPPHAAHGAVEGMIRAYRSLMRRTGAPLAARVARRLLRHAIPLAETALGMAAPVHVPPCDVFHSPRFPLPRRGRTGRAARVLTVYDLIPLRLPRLYPGSIIAEMERIVRSLRPDDWALVISDWTRADLCEHRPDLDPSRVSVTHLAADPALFHRVEDAEKVAEVRARYGIPAGPYLLSLNTADPRKNMGRALAAFARAVEAERVPHSFVLVGYRSAALERLLEQGAARGRVHLAGYVADGDLAALYSGATAFVFPSLYEGFGLPPLEAMRCGVPVIASSTTSLPEVVGDAGILVDPADTDALADAIARVCRDDGLRQCLREKALLRAAAFSWERSVAQTLAAYRAALGG, encoded by the coding sequence ATGCGCGTAGTCTACGACATTTCCGTCCTGGGGCAGGGGCACGCCTCCCCCGGGTACCGGACGGGGCTCTTCCGGGCGGTCGAGTCCGTGGCGCGGGGGCTGGCGGACTCCGGAGCGTGCGAGCTGGCCTTCAGCGCGCTGCACTCCGACCGCACCGCCCTCGACGCGTCCGAGTACCTGCGGACGGCGGCGTTTCCGGGCGAGCCCGCCCTGGTGCCGCCGCACGCGGCGCACGGGGCCGTGGAGGGGATGATCCGGGCCTACCGCTCGCTCATGCGGCGGACCGGGGCCCCCCTCGCCGCGCGGGTGGCGCGCCGGCTGCTGCGGCACGCCATCCCGCTGGCCGAGACGGCGCTCGGGATGGCCGCGCCTGTCCACGTGCCCCCGTGCGACGTCTTCCACTCGCCCCGCTTCCCGCTCCCCCGCCGGGGGCGGACCGGGCGGGCCGCGCGCGTCCTCACCGTCTACGACCTGATCCCGCTCCGGCTGCCGCGGCTGTATCCGGGGTCCATCATCGCCGAGATGGAGAGGATCGTCCGCAGCCTGCGGCCGGACGACTGGGCGCTGGTGATCTCGGACTGGACGCGCGCGGACCTGTGCGAGCACCGCCCGGATCTGGACCCGTCGCGCGTCTCCGTCACGCACCTGGCGGCGGACCCGGCGCTCTTCCACCGGGTGGAAGACGCGGAGAAGGTGGCCGAGGTGCGCGCCCGCTACGGCATCCCGGCGGGGCCGTACCTGCTGAGCCTGAACACGGCGGACCCCCGCAAGAACATGGGGCGGGCGCTCGCCGCCTTCGCGCGCGCCGTGGAGGCGGAGCGGGTCCCGCACTCGTTCGTGCTGGTGGGGTACAGGTCCGCGGCGCTGGAGCGGCTGCTGGAGCAGGGCGCCGCGCGGGGCCGGGTGCACCTCGCCGGCTACGTGGCGGACGGCGACCTGGCGGCGCTGTACAGCGGCGCCACCGCGTTCGTCTTCCCCTCGCTGTACGAGGGGTTCGGGCTCCCGCCGCTGGAGGCGATGCGGTGCGGGGTGCCCGTGATCGCCTCGAGCACCACCTCGCTCCCCGAGGTGGTGGGCGACGCGGGGATCCTGGTGGACCCGGCCGACACCGACGCGCTGGCCGACGCCATCGCGCGGGTGTGCCGCGACGACGGCCTGCGGCAGTGCCTGCGGGAGAAGGCGCTCC